In one Flavobacteriales bacterium genomic region, the following are encoded:
- a CDS encoding T9SS type A sorting domain-containing protein yields the protein MKTAHLARRMRTKLLASILLCSLPALARGQLRNANWLFSNDWISFASGAPVNLPSVSTTATSSLSDNAGNLLAYFTDSGGGGGDIGVRGTDHELMPGNPTFNGYFSGLQQSAIFIPKPGDSERAYLIAWNRIPWVETHRFGMLEIFLGNATDPPQVLSAEYAWFMNGAACKRMVIPHANGEDYWFVGQMAGTNAYHAYLISSAGLSSTPVISNAGAVIPMHFKNGKMIPTVGGTRFVSVSETLNYGGPTIEPSIVEVHTFDPSTGLIQHQHTLDINTRVDGVEFSPSGSILYVVQWSISGDQTESYHALYQYDLEASNPNLLPVLMDSYVIDGLSGITANVLSQAPDARIYMSHYTQSLGVINEPDLPFPQCEYVHDGFVSTSESSGLPSFIKRYNDPPPLGPMGVRDPTSNRLAIVQPNPVTGAGELRLSGATGPVSLEWLDVQGRVVRKSTTSAIADRMPVDATGLADGHYLLRAQVGEKAPVVVRVSVER from the coding sequence ATGAAGACAGCACACCTTGCCCGGAGAATGCGCACTAAGTTGCTCGCCTCCATCTTGCTTTGCTCGCTGCCTGCTCTGGCCCGAGGTCAACTACGCAACGCCAACTGGCTCTTTAGCAACGATTGGATCTCCTTCGCCAGTGGAGCACCTGTGAACCTGCCATCTGTTTCAACCACCGCGACGTCCAGTTTAAGTGATAATGCAGGGAATTTGCTCGCTTACTTCACGGACAGTGGGGGCGGTGGGGGCGATATCGGTGTACGGGGCACGGACCACGAACTCATGCCGGGCAACCCGACTTTCAATGGGTACTTCTCTGGGCTGCAACAGTCAGCCATCTTCATTCCCAAACCGGGCGATTCGGAGCGTGCCTACTTGATTGCATGGAATCGAATCCCATGGGTGGAGACCCATCGCTTCGGCATGCTGGAGATCTTCCTGGGCAATGCCACCGATCCTCCGCAGGTGCTGAGCGCGGAATACGCTTGGTTCATGAATGGGGCAGCGTGCAAGCGCATGGTGATTCCTCATGCTAACGGGGAGGACTACTGGTTCGTGGGGCAAATGGCGGGCACCAACGCATATCATGCCTACCTGATCTCCAGTGCAGGCCTTTCCTCCACGCCAGTGATCAGCAATGCTGGCGCGGTGATTCCCATGCATTTCAAGAACGGCAAAATGATCCCCACCGTTGGTGGAACCCGCTTCGTGTCGGTCTCAGAAACCCTCAACTATGGCGGACCCACCATTGAGCCAAGCATCGTTGAGGTCCACACGTTCGACCCCAGTACGGGTCTGATCCAGCACCAGCACACGCTGGACATCAACACGCGGGTGGATGGCGTGGAGTTCAGTCCCTCCGGCAGCATTCTATACGTTGTGCAATGGTCAATCTCAGGCGACCAGACGGAGAGCTATCACGCCCTTTACCAGTATGACCTGGAGGCGAGCAATCCGAACCTCCTGCCCGTGCTCATGGACAGCTATGTGATAGACGGATTGTCCGGGATCACCGCCAACGTGCTCAGCCAGGCTCCTGATGCGCGGATTTACATGAGCCACTACACGCAAAGCCTAGGCGTGATCAACGAACCTGACCTGCCCTTTCCGCAATGCGAATACGTGCATGACGGCTTTGTGTCGACCAGTGAGTCATCCGGGCTCCCCTCCTTCATCAAGCGCTACAATGACCCGCCGCCCTTGGGGCCGATGGGAGTCCGTGATCCAACCTCCAATCGATTGGCCATTGTGCAACCAAACCCGGTAACCGGCGCCGGCGAGCTGCGCCTTTCCGGTGCAACAGGTCCAGTTTCGCTGGAATGGCTGGATGTTCAAGGCCGTGTGGTACGCAAGAGCACTACCTCGGCCATCGCCGACAGGATGCCCGTGGATGCCACGGGGCTTGCCGATGGCCATTACCTATTGCGTGCGCAGGTGGGGGAGAAGGCACCGGTGGTGGTGCGGGTGAGCGTGGAACGTTAG
- a CDS encoding TonB-dependent receptor — protein MMRSPLKLAALLAVLLVLPAAMAQTGTIRGFVYDKDSGEPVIFTNVVLKGTTIGAATDVNGYFSISKAPVGQSTLQVTYLGYEPLEKQVTLNQGQILTEKLYLVKASIRIGEVEVSAEKQEAQSQVRMSVTKLTPKQIERMPAVGGEADLAQYLQVVPGVIFTGDQGGQLYVRGGSPIMNKVMLDGMVLYNPFHSIGLFSVFDNDIIRNADIYTAGYNAEFGGRISSVMDITTRDGNRNRLSGKVSASTFAAKALLEGPIKKQKEPGDGSSSYLLNLRHSYLDQTSKTLYRNVNDTLGLPFRFTDAYGKLSFNGANGSKFNLFGFNFTDGVNYRGVSDLEWQNWGAGTNFVLVPAGSAVLIDGVFSYSRYGIELTEAELQPRSSEITGFNGALNFKYFMGDDEARYGVEVLGFRTNFTFFNELGRSFIQEENTSEIAGYFNYRKKLGKLIVDPGVRLHYYASLSVANIEPRLGVKWNISENWRFKAAAGRYSQNLVAANNDRDVVNLFYGFLSSPENLPRDISLRDGTKRELKDPLQRANHYVAGIEHDLSRELTLNFEVYFKDFRQVTNINRNKYFEDTPEFADKPEELKKDFIVETGQAYGADLQLKYEKGQLYLWGVYSYTFVDRYDGVQEYNPVWDRRHNLNLVASYAFGKFDAWKVNVRWNYGSGFPFTRTQGFYGSVPFNGDINTDYATSNADLAIIFGKLNDGRLPAYARVDVGVTKTWRFDEHTSLELDLGVTNALDRENIFYFDRVRYERVNQLPLLPSAGVSFRF, from the coding sequence ATGATGCGCTCACCGCTGAAGCTGGCCGCCCTCCTGGCCGTGCTGCTCGTCCTTCCCGCCGCCATGGCTCAGACCGGCACCATCCGGGGCTTCGTCTATGACAAGGACAGCGGCGAGCCGGTCATCTTCACCAACGTGGTGCTCAAGGGCACCACCATCGGGGCCGCCACCGATGTGAACGGCTACTTCTCCATCAGCAAGGCGCCCGTGGGCCAGAGCACGCTGCAGGTCACCTACCTGGGCTATGAGCCCTTGGAGAAGCAGGTGACGCTGAACCAAGGCCAGATCCTCACCGAGAAGCTCTATCTGGTGAAGGCCTCCATCCGCATCGGCGAGGTGGAGGTGAGCGCCGAGAAGCAGGAGGCCCAGTCGCAGGTGCGCATGAGCGTCACCAAGCTCACCCCCAAGCAGATCGAGCGCATGCCGGCCGTGGGGGGCGAGGCCGACCTGGCCCAGTACCTGCAGGTGGTGCCGGGCGTCATCTTCACGGGCGATCAGGGCGGCCAGCTCTATGTGCGCGGCGGCTCGCCCATCATGAACAAGGTGATGCTGGACGGCATGGTCCTGTACAACCCCTTCCACAGCATCGGCCTCTTCAGCGTATTCGACAACGACATCATCCGCAACGCCGACATCTACACTGCCGGCTACAACGCCGAGTTCGGCGGGCGCATCAGCTCGGTGATGGACATCACCACGCGCGACGGCAACCGCAATCGGCTCAGCGGCAAGGTCAGCGCCAGCACCTTCGCCGCCAAGGCGCTGCTCGAGGGGCCCATCAAGAAGCAGAAGGAGCCCGGCGATGGGTCCAGCAGCTACCTGCTCAACCTGCGCCACAGCTACCTGGACCAGACCAGCAAGACCCTCTACCGCAACGTGAACGACACCCTGGGCCTGCCCTTCCGCTTCACCGATGCCTATGGCAAGCTCTCCTTCAATGGCGCCAACGGCAGCAAATTCAACCTCTTCGGCTTCAACTTCACCGATGGCGTCAACTACCGCGGCGTCAGCGACCTGGAGTGGCAGAACTGGGGCGCAGGCACCAACTTCGTGCTGGTGCCCGCCGGGTCGGCGGTGCTCATCGATGGGGTCTTCTCGTACAGCCGCTACGGCATCGAGCTCACCGAGGCCGAGCTGCAGCCTCGCTCCAGCGAGATCACCGGCTTCAACGGCGCGCTCAACTTCAAGTACTTCATGGGCGATGACGAGGCGCGCTACGGCGTGGAGGTGCTCGGCTTCCGCACCAACTTCACCTTCTTCAACGAACTGGGCCGCTCCTTCATCCAGGAGGAGAACACCTCGGAGATCGCCGGCTACTTCAACTACCGCAAGAAGCTGGGCAAGCTCATCGTGGACCCCGGCGTGCGGCTGCACTACTACGCTTCGCTCAGCGTGGCCAACATCGAGCCCCGCCTGGGGGTCAAGTGGAACATCAGCGAGAACTGGCGCTTCAAGGCCGCTGCCGGCCGCTACAGCCAGAACCTCGTGGCCGCCAACAACGACCGCGACGTGGTGAACCTCTTCTACGGCTTCCTCTCCTCGCCGGAGAACCTGCCGCGCGACATCAGCCTGCGCGATGGCACCAAGCGCGAGCTGAAGGACCCCCTGCAGCGCGCCAACCATTACGTGGCCGGCATCGAGCACGACCTCTCGCGTGAGCTCACACTCAACTTCGAGGTCTACTTCAAGGATTTCCGCCAGGTCACCAACATCAACCGCAACAAGTACTTCGAGGACACCCCCGAATTCGCCGACAAGCCCGAGGAGCTCAAGAAGGACTTCATCGTGGAGACCGGCCAGGCCTATGGCGCCGACCTGCAGTTGAAGTACGAGAAGGGCCAGCTCTACCTCTGGGGCGTGTACAGCTACACCTTCGTGGACCGCTACGACGGCGTGCAGGAATACAACCCCGTCTGGGACCGCCGGCACAACCTCAACCTGGTGGCCAGCTACGCCTTCGGCAAGTTCGACGCCTGGAAGGTGAACGTGCGCTGGAACTACGGATCGGGCTTCCCCTTCACGCGCACCCAGGGCTTCTACGGCTCGGTGCCCTTCAACGGCGACATCAACACCGACTACGCCACCAGCAACGCGGACCTCGCCATCATCTTCGGCAAGCTCAACGACGGGCGGCTGCCGGCCTACGCGCGCGTGGACGTGGGCGTGACCAAGACCTGGCGCTTCGATGAGCACACCAGCCTGGAGCTCGACCTGGGGGTGACCAACGCGCTGGACCGCGAGAACATCTTCTACTTCGACCGGGTGCGCTACGAGCGCGTGAACCAGCTGCCCCTGCTGCCCAGCGCGGGCGTCAGCTTCAGGTTCTAG
- a CDS encoding S46 family peptidase: protein MKKFLSLFLAAVVALAANAHEGMWLLTKLKQVNEAEMQKLGFKLTAEDIYDINRSGLKDAVVRLGRGFCSGEMVSAEGLFLTNHHCGYDAVQGLSSVQNDYLTNGFYAMDRKQELPAGFSVSFLQRIDDVTAQVMAELNDGMTEDQRNEKIQEVAGKLKAAVGKENGLSADFKTMFEGNEFYLFVYKTYRDVRLVGVPPSAIGKFGGDTDNWMWPRHTGDFCLFRVYTGPDGEPADPSEANIPFKPRHHFPVSIAGVKEGDFAMVMGYPGSTDRFLSSHGVKLALDIEQPSRVKIRGKKLEIMKQDMDASDAVRIQYASKYASISNYWKYFIGQQRGLKRLRVYDKKKSQEEALMAWVSADAGRKAKYGEIISLLERGYSDRAKFEKASTYMEEAAFGSEMVVLGFRLMGLKGQLESDPKDAAKVSAAVAQVQAMAEDFWKDYNPATDEKVTAAMFALLRSDVERDLQPGVVSTIEKKFKGNTEAWAKAVFATSLLTDKKRLEAFLAKPTLKALQKDLGFQAAESCLNHWRNVIGPAVGATEDDIQKGYRLMVAAMREMEPGKSWYPNANSTMRLTYGTVGSYVPMDGAFYSFETTHKGILEKEDPTNDEFIVPARQKELLLKKDFGRYADETGNLITCFISNNDITGGNSGSPVLNGNGELIGIAFDGNWEAMSGDIAFEPELQRTISVDIRYVLWCIDKLAGAGHLVNEMTVVERKPAEEPKAEAPAPVPAPAPVKGSAKPARK from the coding sequence ATGAAGAAGTTCCTTTCCCTGTTCCTGGCCGCCGTGGTGGCCCTGGCCGCCAATGCCCACGAGGGCATGTGGCTGCTCACCAAGCTCAAGCAGGTCAACGAGGCCGAGATGCAGAAGCTCGGCTTCAAGCTCACCGCCGAGGACATCTACGACATCAACAGAAGCGGGCTCAAGGACGCGGTGGTGCGCCTTGGCCGCGGATTCTGCAGCGGGGAGATGGTGAGCGCCGAGGGCCTCTTCCTCACCAACCACCACTGCGGGTACGATGCGGTGCAGGGCCTGAGCAGCGTCCAGAACGACTACCTCACCAACGGCTTCTATGCCATGGACCGCAAGCAGGAGCTCCCCGCCGGCTTCAGCGTGAGCTTCCTGCAGCGGATCGATGATGTCACCGCCCAGGTGATGGCCGAGCTCAACGATGGCATGACCGAGGACCAGCGGAACGAGAAGATCCAGGAGGTGGCCGGCAAGCTGAAGGCCGCCGTGGGCAAGGAGAACGGCCTGAGCGCCGACTTCAAGACCATGTTCGAAGGCAATGAGTTCTACCTCTTCGTGTACAAGACCTACCGCGATGTGCGCCTGGTGGGCGTGCCGCCCAGCGCCATCGGCAAGTTCGGCGGCGACACCGACAACTGGATGTGGCCCCGCCATACGGGCGACTTCTGCCTCTTCCGCGTCTACACCGGCCCCGATGGCGAGCCCGCCGACCCCAGCGAGGCCAATATCCCGTTCAAGCCCCGGCACCACTTCCCCGTGAGCATCGCCGGCGTGAAGGAGGGCGACTTCGCCATGGTGATGGGCTACCCCGGCAGCACCGACCGCTTCCTCAGCAGCCACGGCGTGAAGCTCGCCCTCGACATCGAGCAGCCCAGCCGCGTGAAGATCCGCGGGAAGAAGCTGGAGATCATGAAGCAGGACATGGACGCCAGCGATGCCGTGCGCATCCAGTACGCCAGCAAGTACGCCAGCATCAGCAATTACTGGAAGTACTTCATCGGCCAGCAGCGGGGCCTTAAGCGCCTGCGGGTCTATGACAAGAAGAAGTCCCAGGAGGAGGCCCTGATGGCATGGGTGAGCGCCGACGCCGGCCGCAAGGCCAAGTACGGCGAGATCATCAGCCTGCTCGAGCGCGGCTACTCCGACCGGGCCAAGTTCGAGAAGGCCAGCACCTACATGGAGGAGGCCGCATTCGGCAGCGAGATGGTGGTACTGGGCTTCCGCCTCATGGGCCTCAAGGGCCAGCTGGAGAGCGACCCCAAGGATGCCGCCAAGGTGAGCGCTGCGGTGGCGCAGGTGCAGGCCATGGCCGAAGATTTCTGGAAGGACTATAACCCCGCCACCGACGAGAAGGTGACCGCCGCCATGTTCGCGCTCCTGCGCAGCGATGTGGAGCGCGACCTGCAGCCGGGCGTCGTTTCCACCATCGAGAAGAAGTTCAAGGGCAATACCGAGGCGTGGGCGAAGGCGGTCTTCGCCACCAGCCTGCTCACCGACAAGAAGCGCCTTGAGGCCTTCCTGGCCAAGCCCACGCTGAAGGCGCTGCAGAAGGACCTGGGCTTTCAGGCCGCCGAGAGCTGCCTCAACCACTGGCGCAACGTCATCGGGCCGGCGGTCGGCGCCACCGAGGACGACATCCAGAAAGGCTACCGCCTGATGGTGGCGGCCATGCGCGAGATGGAGCCGGGCAAGAGCTGGTACCCCAACGCCAACAGCACCATGCGCCTCACCTACGGCACGGTGGGCAGCTACGTGCCGATGGACGGCGCCTTCTACAGCTTCGAGACCACCCACAAGGGCATCCTGGAGAAGGAGGACCCCACCAACGATGAGTTCATCGTGCCCGCCCGCCAGAAGGAGCTGCTGCTGAAGAAGGACTTCGGCCGCTACGCCGATGAGACAGGCAACCTCATCACCTGCTTCATCAGCAACAACGACATCACCGGCGGCAACAGCGGCAGCCCCGTGCTGAACGGCAATGGCGAACTCATCGGCATCGCCTTCGATGGCAACTGGGAGGCCATGAGCGGCGACATCGCGTTCGAGCCCGAGCTTCAGCGCACCATCAGTGTGGACATCCGCTATGTCCTGTGGTGCATCGATAAACTGGCCGGCGCCGGCCACTTGGTGAACGAGATGACGGTGGTGGAGCGCAAGCCGGCGGAAGAGCCCAAGGCCGAGGCCCCCGCACCCGTGCCCGCCCCTGCGCCTGTGAAGGGCTCCGCGAAGCCCGCTCGGAAGTGA
- a CDS encoding CTP synthase, whose amino-acid sequence MTGSTKYIFVTGGVTSSLGKGIISASLAKLLQARGFTVTIQKLDPYINVDPGTLNPYEHGECFVTEDGAETDLDLGHYERFLDVPTSKANNVTTGRIYQNVISKERRGEYLGKTVQVIPHITDEIKRHIQALGRKGIYDFVITEVGGTVGDIESLPYVEAIRQLKWEKGRDCLTIHLTLLPYLQTSGELKTKPTQHSVKELLSLGVQPDVLVCRTEHPMQKGMKEKIALFCNVDAQAVIESRDAETIYDVPLLMQEEGLDQVVLRKLGIDGYPEADLTAWKDFLRRYKQPQYEVHIGLVGKYVELHDAYKSIKEALEHAGAANETKVHIKWVHSEKLNAKNVAKQLAGLSGILVAPGFGHRGIEGKVEAIRHARENGIPFLGICLGMQCAVIEFGRNVLGLEGANSTEMNADTPHPVIAMMEEQKNVENKGGTMRLGAYPCKLGEGSLALQVYGRKDITERHRHRYEFNNSYLESYKKAGMLATGINPQGKLVEIVEVKGHPWFIGVQFHPEYRSTVARPHPLFIGFVEAATKAAVSKGEKAEA is encoded by the coding sequence ATGACGGGCTCCACCAAGTACATCTTCGTCACCGGCGGGGTGACCTCCAGCCTCGGCAAGGGCATCATCTCGGCCTCCCTGGCCAAGCTCCTGCAGGCACGCGGCTTCACGGTCACCATCCAGAAGCTCGACCCCTACATCAACGTCGACCCCGGCACGCTCAATCCCTATGAGCACGGCGAGTGCTTCGTGACGGAGGACGGCGCTGAGACCGACCTCGACCTGGGCCATTACGAGCGCTTCCTCGATGTGCCCACCAGCAAGGCCAACAACGTCACCACCGGCCGCATCTACCAGAACGTCATCAGCAAGGAGCGGCGCGGCGAGTACCTCGGCAAGACCGTGCAGGTGATCCCGCACATCACCGACGAGATCAAGCGCCACATCCAGGCCTTGGGCCGCAAGGGCATCTACGACTTCGTGATCACCGAGGTGGGCGGCACCGTGGGCGACATCGAGAGCCTGCCCTACGTGGAGGCCATCCGCCAGCTGAAGTGGGAGAAGGGGCGCGACTGCCTCACCATCCACCTCACCCTGCTGCCCTACCTGCAGACCAGCGGAGAGCTGAAGACCAAGCCCACCCAGCACAGCGTGAAGGAGCTGCTGAGCCTGGGCGTGCAGCCCGATGTGCTGGTGTGCCGCACCGAGCACCCCATGCAGAAGGGCATGAAGGAGAAGATCGCGCTGTTCTGCAACGTGGACGCGCAGGCGGTGATCGAGAGCCGCGATGCGGAGACCATCTACGACGTGCCTCTGCTGATGCAGGAGGAGGGGCTGGACCAGGTGGTGCTGCGCAAACTGGGCATCGACGGTTATCCGGAGGCCGACCTCACGGCCTGGAAGGACTTCCTGCGCCGCTACAAGCAGCCGCAGTACGAAGTGCACATCGGCCTGGTGGGCAAGTACGTGGAGCTGCACGATGCCTACAAGAGCATCAAGGAGGCGCTGGAACATGCCGGCGCGGCCAACGAGACCAAGGTGCACATCAAGTGGGTGCACAGCGAGAAGCTGAACGCCAAGAACGTGGCCAAACAGCTCGCGGGCCTCAGCGGCATCCTGGTGGCGCCGGGCTTCGGGCATCGCGGCATCGAGGGCAAGGTGGAGGCCATCCGCCACGCCCGGGAGAACGGCATTCCCTTCCTGGGCATCTGCCTGGGCATGCAGTGCGCGGTAATCGAGTTCGGGCGCAACGTGCTGGGCCTGGAGGGTGCCAACAGCACCGAGATGAACGCCGATACCCCGCACCCCGTCATCGCCATGATGGAGGAGCAGAAGAACGTGGAGAACAAAGGAGGCACCATGCGCCTGGGGGCCTACCCCTGCAAGCTGGGCGAAGGCAGTCTGGCCCTGCAGGTCTATGGCCGCAAGGACATCACCGAGCGCCACCGCCACCGCTACGAGTTCAACAACAGCTACCTGGAGAGCTACAAGAAGGCCGGGATGCTGGCCACCGGCATCAACCCGCAGGGCAAGCTGGTGGAGATCGTGGAGGTCAAGGGGCACCCCTGGTTCATCGGCGTGCAGTTCCACCCGGAGTACCGCAGCACCGTTGCCCGCCCGCACCCGCTGTTCATCGGCTTTGTGGAGGCGGCCACCAAGGCGGCGGTGAGCAAGGGCGAGAAGGCGGAAGCGTAG
- a CDS encoding DUF6438 domain-containing protein yields MKHIILLSLAAMALACSGNRQASAGDPGPDPEPAAAATPAPAVPQLGGAAPADSLFMSLERTPCFGPCKAYRIDLYRSGYAVYDGRLNMEKEGRHAARIGADTLRTILALAEEKGFFAMQDKYDAEVTDLPSTFLRIAANGKDKRVMGRVGQPQAFKQLVADIEALLLPVPWKPLQTEP; encoded by the coding sequence ATGAAGCACATCATCCTGCTCTCCTTGGCCGCAATGGCCTTGGCCTGTTCCGGCAACCGCCAGGCCTCGGCCGGTGACCCCGGTCCCGACCCTGAGCCCGCCGCCGCCGCAACGCCGGCTCCTGCCGTGCCGCAGCTGGGCGGCGCCGCGCCGGCCGATTCGCTCTTCATGAGCCTGGAGCGCACCCCGTGCTTCGGGCCTTGCAAGGCCTACCGGATCGACCTGTACCGCTCGGGCTATGCCGTGTACGACGGCCGGCTGAACATGGAGAAGGAGGGGCGCCATGCTGCGCGCATCGGCGCCGACACGCTGCGCACCATCCTCGCCTTGGCCGAGGAGAAGGGCTTCTTCGCCATGCAGGACAAGTACGACGCCGAGGTCACCGACCTGCCCAGCACCTTCCTGCGCATCGCCGCCAACGGCAAGGACAAGCGCGTGATGGGGCGCGTTGGCCAGCCGCAGGCCTTCAAGCAGCTGGTGGCCGACATCGAGGCCCTGCTGCTCCCGGTGCCTTGGAAGCCCTTGCAGACGGAACCCTAG
- the yidC gene encoding membrane protein insertase YidC, whose translation MDRNSVIGIILIVAILFGYTLWTMPSEEERARYAREQDSLAQVTAQQLAAEAEAKQAVSPAEAPPVAALPDSLSPADSALVDSLRAAALTKRYGPFAPASQGEAKDVTIANERLQVTLSTHGARPLVMLLKEYRTYGQKPLVLADPDSGTYELKFIVGAADLSTRDLYFSAEQLGPDAVRLTAPTTDPAKSLRITYRLDSASYFMHATMEFAGMKGEVDPRNLLFRWEIAGLSNEKHQPSEVQKCGVYYKYFNDDRNYLSETDADQLRLEGRTNWVAFKQNFFTVAMVSEEGFSSNGSEVAITPLTAATHTKHYAAKLLFEKGRDAEPAVAMRYYLGPNHFGTLRRTEIADFQKIMDLGWGIFGWMNQWLVIPIFNWLDGWGWSYGIIILVLTVVIKLLLMPLTYKNLVSSAKMRVLKPEMDAINEKFKDGDQLKKQQATMDLYRKAGVNPASGCVPMLIQLPVLYAMFRFFPASIELRQERFLWADDLSSYDSIFEWSQYIPLLSDSYGNHISLFTLLMAASTIVYSLINQKQMPTQQGMPSMKLLIWLFPIMMLFFLNNFSAGLSYYYLLANIISILQMTVLKSWFVDEGKLRLQLERNMRTPKKKSKWQQRLEEMQKQQQRRK comes from the coding sequence ATGGACAGGAATTCAGTCATCGGCATCATCCTCATCGTGGCCATCCTCTTCGGCTACACCCTATGGACCATGCCCAGCGAGGAGGAGCGTGCCCGCTATGCGCGTGAGCAGGACAGCCTGGCGCAGGTAACCGCCCAGCAGCTGGCCGCGGAGGCCGAGGCCAAGCAGGCCGTTTCACCCGCCGAGGCGCCGCCGGTGGCGGCCCTCCCCGATAGCCTCTCGCCCGCCGATTCGGCCCTGGTGGACAGCTTGCGGGCCGCCGCACTCACCAAGCGCTACGGTCCCTTCGCTCCGGCCAGCCAGGGCGAGGCCAAGGATGTCACCATCGCCAACGAACGCCTGCAGGTCACCCTCAGCACGCATGGCGCCCGGCCGCTGGTGATGCTGCTGAAGGAGTACCGCACTTACGGGCAGAAGCCGCTGGTGCTGGCCGATCCCGACTCGGGCACCTATGAGCTCAAGTTCATCGTGGGCGCCGCCGATCTCAGCACCCGCGACCTGTACTTCAGCGCGGAGCAGCTCGGTCCCGACGCGGTGCGCCTCACGGCCCCCACCACCGACCCGGCGAAGAGCCTGCGCATCACCTACCGCCTCGACAGCGCCTCCTACTTCATGCACGCCACCATGGAGTTCGCCGGCATGAAGGGCGAGGTGGACCCCCGCAACCTGCTGTTCCGCTGGGAGATCGCCGGACTCAGCAACGAGAAGCACCAGCCCAGCGAGGTGCAGAAATGCGGGGTCTACTACAAGTACTTCAACGACGATCGCAACTACCTCAGCGAGACGGACGCCGACCAGCTGCGCCTCGAGGGCCGCACCAACTGGGTGGCCTTCAAGCAGAACTTCTTCACGGTGGCCATGGTCAGCGAGGAGGGCTTCTCCAGCAACGGCAGCGAGGTGGCCATCACTCCGCTCACCGCCGCCACGCACACCAAGCACTACGCCGCCAAGCTGCTCTTCGAGAAGGGCCGCGATGCGGAGCCGGCCGTGGCCATGCGCTACTACCTCGGCCCCAACCATTTCGGCACCCTGCGCCGTACGGAGATCGCCGACTTCCAGAAGATCATGGACCTGGGCTGGGGCATCTTCGGCTGGATGAACCAGTGGCTGGTGATCCCCATCTTCAACTGGCTCGACGGCTGGGGCTGGAGCTATGGCATCATCATCCTGGTGCTCACCGTGGTCATCAAGCTGCTGCTGATGCCGCTCACCTACAAGAACCTGGTCTCCAGTGCCAAGATGCGCGTGCTCAAGCCAGAGATGGACGCCATCAACGAGAAGTTCAAGGATGGCGACCAGCTGAAGAAGCAGCAGGCCACCATGGACCTCTACCGCAAGGCCGGTGTCAACCCCGCCAGCGGCTGCGTGCCCATGCTCATCCAGCTGCCGGTGCTCTATGCCATGTTCCGGTTCTTCCCGGCCAGCATCGAGCTGCGGCAGGAGCGCTTCCTCTGGGCCGATGACCTCAGCAGCTACGACAGCATCTTCGAGTGGAGCCAGTACATCCCGCTGCTCAGCGACAGCTACGGCAACCACATCAGCCTATTCACCCTGCTCATGGCGGCCAGCACCATCGTGTACTCGCTGATCAACCAGAAGCAGATGCCCACCCAGCAGGGCATGCCCAGCATGAAGCTGCTCATCTGGCTCTTCCCCATCATGATGCTGTTCTTCCTGAACAACTTCAGCGCGGGCCTCAGCTATTACTACCTGCTGGCCAACATCATCAGCATCCTGCAGATGACCGTTCTCAAGAGCTGGTTCGTGGACGAGGGCAAGCTCCGCCTACAGCTCGAGAGGAACATGCGCACGCCGAAGAAGAAGAGCAAGTGGCAGCAGCGCCTTGAGGAGATGCAGAAGCAGCAGCAGCGGCGGAAGTGA